In the Acropora muricata isolate sample 2 chromosome 1, ASM3666990v1, whole genome shotgun sequence genome, one interval contains:
- the LOC136917111 gene encoding arylsulfatase B-like isoform X2: MCRIHCRKAVKISLSSTTASHPPHIVLIVIDDLGWSDVGFQGSVIRTPNINRLAADGVILDNYYVQPLCTPTRSTLMTGRYPIHTGLQHFVIEPPEPYGMPLKLKTLAQALKEAGYATHMVGKWHLGFFEWAYTPTYRGFDSHYGFYTGCGDHYTHERLGILDLRDNTAAVRDMNGTYSANLFTKRAELIIEEHDPSTPLFLYLPFQNVHFPVQAPQKYVDKYNFIKDKQRRTYAAMLDIVDEAIGNVTSSLEKAGLWKDTLLIFTTDNGGLPESGGYNWPLRGQKKTLWEGGVRGVAFVHGTMLGSKGVKNKELLHSTDWYPTLIKLAGGKVDNTPVPVDGFDVWETVSFGKPSPRTEILLNIDLKSEEKDNKINSDPFYQGAAIRVGDMKLLMSCPNSTWFKPPELSNATVFNDKALHNESLIKVALYNITADPNEHNDLSHKLPEEVQRLQRRLEFYKKTATPPLNQPADNKAWDVARKNGIWTPWRSETVKSTKKF; encoded by the exons atGTGTCGAATACACTGTCGTAAAGCAGTTAAAA TATCCTTGTCAAGTACAACAGCCTCACATCCTCCCCACATAGTGCTGATAGTTATCGATGACCTAGGCTGGAGTGACGTAGGATTTCAAGGTTCAGTCATCCGTACTCCAAACATCAACAGACTCGCAGCTGATGGGGTCATTCTGGATAATTACTATGTTCAACCTCTTTGCACGCCGACACGGAGTACACTAATGACTGGAAGATATCCCATTCACACAG GCTTACAGCACTTTGTGATTGAGCCCCCGGAGCCTTATGGGATGCCGCTGAAGCTCAAAACATTGGCACAAGCACTTAAAGAAGCCG GCTACGCAACTCACATGGTTGGTAAATGGCATCTTGGGTTCTTTGAGTGGGCCTACACACCCACATATCGAGGGTTTGACTCTCACTATGGGTTTTACACGGGATGTGGAGACCATTACACGCATGAGCGCCTCGGGATCCTAGATCTGCGGGACAACACTGCTGCTGTACGGGACATGAACGGGACATACTCAGCTAACCTCTTTACCAAG CGAGCAGAACTGATTATAGAGGAACACGACCCATCTACACCTCTTTTTCTTTATCTACCATTCCAAAACGTTCACTTTCCGGTTCAAGCGCCGCAGAAGTATGTCgacaaatacaactttataAAGGATAAGCAGAGAAGAACTTATGCCGCCATGTTGGACATAGTGGATGAGGCCATTGGAAATGTGACGAGTAGTCTCGAGAAAGCAGG ACTCTGGAAAGACACGTTGCTCATCTTCACTACTGATAATGGCGGCCTTCCCGAGTCGGGTGGCTACAACTGGCCATTGCGAGGACAAAAAAAGACCCTTTGGGAGGGAGGGGTGAGGGGCGTGGCTTTTGTTCATGGAACAATGCTTGGTAGCAAAGGCGTTAAAAACAAAGAACTTCTTCATTCTACTGACTGGTATCCAACGCTTATTAAGTTAGCAG GAGGAAAAGTCGATAATACTCCAGTTCCCGTGGATGGTTTTGATGTGTGGGAGACAGTTTCGTTTGGCAAACCTTCTCCAAGAACGGAAATTCTGCTCAACATTGACTTGAAATCAGAGGAAAAAGACAATAAAATAAACTCCGATCCCTTTTACCAAGGCGCGGCAATTCGTGTTGGGGACATGAAGCTTCTGATGAGCTGCCCAAATTCAACTTGGTTTAAGCCACCAGAGCTAAGCAATGCTACCGTTTTTAACGACAAG GCACTTCACAATGAAAGTTTGATCAAAGTTGCTCTCTACAACATTACCGCTGACCCCAACGAGCACAATGACCTTAGCCATAAGTTACCGGAGGAGGTACAAAGGCTGCAAAGAAGACTTGAGTTTTACAAAAAGACCGCTACTCCGCCTTTGAACCAGCCTGCAGACAACAAAGCTTGGGATGTGGCCAGGAAGAATGGAATTTGGACACCTTGGAGAAGCGAGACGGTGAAATCCACAAAGAAGTTTTAG
- the LOC136917111 gene encoding arylsulfatase B-like isoform X1, giving the protein MFLITFAVFFLSVSLSSTTASHPPHIVLIVIDDLGWSDVGFQGSVIRTPNINRLAADGVILDNYYVQPLCTPTRSTLMTGRYPIHTGLQHFVIEPPEPYGMPLKLKTLAQALKEAGYATHMVGKWHLGFFEWAYTPTYRGFDSHYGFYTGCGDHYTHERLGILDLRDNTAAVRDMNGTYSANLFTKRAELIIEEHDPSTPLFLYLPFQNVHFPVQAPQKYVDKYNFIKDKQRRTYAAMLDIVDEAIGNVTSSLEKAGLWKDTLLIFTTDNGGLPESGGYNWPLRGQKKTLWEGGVRGVAFVHGTMLGSKGVKNKELLHSTDWYPTLIKLAGGKVDNTPVPVDGFDVWETVSFGKPSPRTEILLNIDLKSEEKDNKINSDPFYQGAAIRVGDMKLLMSCPNSTWFKPPELSNATVFNDKALHNESLIKVALYNITADPNEHNDLSHKLPEEVQRLQRRLEFYKKTATPPLNQPADNKAWDVARKNGIWTPWRSETVKSTKKF; this is encoded by the exons ATGTTCCTCATCACATTCGCTGTCTTCTTTCTGTCAGTATCCTTGTCAAGTACAACAGCCTCACATCCTCCCCACATAGTGCTGATAGTTATCGATGACCTAGGCTGGAGTGACGTAGGATTTCAAGGTTCAGTCATCCGTACTCCAAACATCAACAGACTCGCAGCTGATGGGGTCATTCTGGATAATTACTATGTTCAACCTCTTTGCACGCCGACACGGAGTACACTAATGACTGGAAGATATCCCATTCACACAG GCTTACAGCACTTTGTGATTGAGCCCCCGGAGCCTTATGGGATGCCGCTGAAGCTCAAAACATTGGCACAAGCACTTAAAGAAGCCG GCTACGCAACTCACATGGTTGGTAAATGGCATCTTGGGTTCTTTGAGTGGGCCTACACACCCACATATCGAGGGTTTGACTCTCACTATGGGTTTTACACGGGATGTGGAGACCATTACACGCATGAGCGCCTCGGGATCCTAGATCTGCGGGACAACACTGCTGCTGTACGGGACATGAACGGGACATACTCAGCTAACCTCTTTACCAAG CGAGCAGAACTGATTATAGAGGAACACGACCCATCTACACCTCTTTTTCTTTATCTACCATTCCAAAACGTTCACTTTCCGGTTCAAGCGCCGCAGAAGTATGTCgacaaatacaactttataAAGGATAAGCAGAGAAGAACTTATGCCGCCATGTTGGACATAGTGGATGAGGCCATTGGAAATGTGACGAGTAGTCTCGAGAAAGCAGG ACTCTGGAAAGACACGTTGCTCATCTTCACTACTGATAATGGCGGCCTTCCCGAGTCGGGTGGCTACAACTGGCCATTGCGAGGACAAAAAAAGACCCTTTGGGAGGGAGGGGTGAGGGGCGTGGCTTTTGTTCATGGAACAATGCTTGGTAGCAAAGGCGTTAAAAACAAAGAACTTCTTCATTCTACTGACTGGTATCCAACGCTTATTAAGTTAGCAG GAGGAAAAGTCGATAATACTCCAGTTCCCGTGGATGGTTTTGATGTGTGGGAGACAGTTTCGTTTGGCAAACCTTCTCCAAGAACGGAAATTCTGCTCAACATTGACTTGAAATCAGAGGAAAAAGACAATAAAATAAACTCCGATCCCTTTTACCAAGGCGCGGCAATTCGTGTTGGGGACATGAAGCTTCTGATGAGCTGCCCAAATTCAACTTGGTTTAAGCCACCAGAGCTAAGCAATGCTACCGTTTTTAACGACAAG GCACTTCACAATGAAAGTTTGATCAAAGTTGCTCTCTACAACATTACCGCTGACCCCAACGAGCACAATGACCTTAGCCATAAGTTACCGGAGGAGGTACAAAGGCTGCAAAGAAGACTTGAGTTTTACAAAAAGACCGCTACTCCGCCTTTGAACCAGCCTGCAGACAACAAAGCTTGGGATGTGGCCAGGAAGAATGGAATTTGGACACCTTGGAGAAGCGAGACGGTGAAATCCACAAAGAAGTTTTAG